The DNA window CTCGCTCGGCTATCGACACATCGACACCGCGCAGATGTACGACAACGAATCGGGGGTGGGCGACGGAATCGCCGCCGCGGACGTTCCCCGCGAGGAGGTGTTCCTCGCCACGAAGGTCCTCCCGGACAACCTCGCACACGACGACGTGCTGGAGAGCACGGCGGAAAGCCTCGACAGACTCGGTACCGACTACATCGACCTGCTCTACGTCCACTGGCCCATGAAGGCCTACGACGCGGAAGACACCCTTCCGGCCTTCGACACGTTGTACGACGACGGAACGGCACGGAACGTGGCGGTGAGCAACTTCACGCCCGAACTGCTGGACGAGGCGCGCGACCTGCTCGATGCCCCCGTCGTCGCCAACCAAGTCGAGATGCACCCGCTGCTCCAGCAGGACGAACTCCACGAGTACGCCACGGAACACGACATCACGCTCGTCGCCTACGCACCGATACTGCGGGGCGACGCCGACGACGTGCCCGAACTCCGCGACATCGCGGCGAAGTACGACGCGACGCCGACCCAAATCAGCATCGCGTGGTTGCAGGGGCTAGAGAACGTCGTCCCCATCCCAAAAGCCACGGGAGAGAGTCATCTCCGAGAAAACCTCTCTGCCCCCGAACTGGCCGACGAGGACATGGAGGTAATCGCCGCCATCGACAACGAAGAGCGACTCATCGACCCGGACGGGGCCGCGTGGAACTGAACTACTGACTCCAGCGCGCCCACCACGACCCGTTACCGTCGCTGCCTTTCCACTCGACAGTTAAGTCGTCCACCGACGTATCGGCGGAGATTTCGTAGGCGAGCCAGCCGGTCAGGCTTTCACCGGACGCGACGGTTCGGTCG is part of the Haladaptatus paucihalophilus DX253 genome and encodes:
- a CDS encoding aldo/keto reductase, with protein sequence MAHRGPHRFQWKRGEFGTKVGAKKVDMTGRESGGCDGNNPSPPLERATASAIRTFFAIASVLDAMTEIPSPGLGTSGNKDPEQCAETVRTALSLGYRHIDTAQMYDNESGVGDGIAAADVPREEVFLATKVLPDNLAHDDVLESTAESLDRLGTDYIDLLYVHWPMKAYDAEDTLPAFDTLYDDGTARNVAVSNFTPELLDEARDLLDAPVVANQVEMHPLLQQDELHEYATEHDITLVAYAPILRGDADDVPELRDIAAKYDATPTQISIAWLQGLENVVPIPKATGESHLRENLSAPELADEDMEVIAAIDNEERLIDPDGAAWN